In the Pseudolabrys taiwanensis genome, one interval contains:
- a CDS encoding tripartite tricarboxylate transporter TctB family protein — MTLRADHVAGAAFILFGALIIALSGELPFGQLSMPGSGFLPYIVAVLTMLFGLALIVRAGESPPFAEIAWSDGKHALLLTTVTAIAIALYTQLGFVVTMSAMMLILLIGVERRPAPRAAAYTFGVVLVIYLAFEYLLKTPLPSGPLTF, encoded by the coding sequence GTGACGCTGCGCGCCGATCACGTCGCGGGGGCGGCCTTCATCCTGTTCGGCGCGCTCATCATCGCGCTGAGCGGCGAGTTGCCGTTCGGGCAGCTATCGATGCCGGGCTCGGGCTTCCTGCCCTATATCGTCGCCGTGCTGACGATGCTGTTCGGCCTCGCGCTGATCGTTCGTGCCGGCGAGAGCCCGCCCTTTGCCGAGATTGCCTGGAGCGACGGCAAGCACGCGCTCCTGCTCACGACCGTCACCGCCATTGCCATCGCGCTCTACACCCAGCTCGGCTTCGTCGTCACGATGAGCGCGATGATGTTGATCCTGCTGATCGGCGTCGAGCGGCGGCCCGCGCCGCGCGCGGCGGCGTACACCTTCGGCGTCGTGCTCGTCATCTATCTGGCCTTTGAATACCTCTTGAAGACGCCCCTGCCCTCCGGACCCCTCACGTTCTAG
- a CDS encoding tripartite tricarboxylate transporter permease, whose amino-acid sequence METTLLSLAHGFAIALQPDNLWYAFLGCLVGTLVGVLPGIGPLSGISILLPVTFGLNATQAVIMLAGIYYGSQYGGSTTSILMRIPGEASSVMTCIDGNAMARKGRAGPALCIAAVGSWIAGTFGVLVLTVVAPPLAAVALKFGPPEYTALLVLGLIFLGYMSSTSLVRTLLMACIGLLLGMIGIDNMTGHFRYAFDLPELGDGIGIVPVAVGLFGLGEIFATPSHKVTGEVIKPRLRDLLPNRQEWRESALPIARGSVLGFIIGIIPGSAHIISSFLSYALERRLSKKPEQFGHGAVAGVAGPESANNAASTGAFVPMLALGIPTGPITAVLIGALMVHGVNSGPQLVTEHPDVFWGFVASMYVGNVMLLLLNLPLVSVFVSVLRIPYAYLYPLIIMFCIVGVYEVSHSIVDVWIMLIMGVLGYALRKFSFDPAPLVLGLVIAPLFEQSLRQSLIMSNGNYTIFLTRPISLGLLLVCAILLGLSALAFVLRRRDWRSQLAEAEAGETN is encoded by the coding sequence ATGGAAACCACCCTCCTCAGCCTCGCGCACGGCTTTGCCATTGCACTCCAGCCGGACAATCTCTGGTACGCCTTCCTCGGCTGCCTGGTCGGCACGCTCGTCGGCGTATTGCCCGGCATCGGCCCGTTGTCGGGTATCTCGATTCTGCTGCCGGTGACGTTCGGTCTCAACGCGACGCAAGCGGTCATCATGCTCGCCGGCATCTACTACGGCTCGCAGTATGGCGGCTCGACCACCTCGATCCTGATGCGCATCCCCGGCGAAGCCTCGTCGGTGATGACCTGCATCGACGGCAACGCCATGGCCCGCAAAGGCCGCGCCGGCCCGGCGCTGTGCATCGCCGCCGTCGGCTCCTGGATCGCCGGCACCTTCGGCGTGCTCGTGCTCACCGTGGTGGCGCCGCCGCTCGCCGCCGTGGCGTTGAAGTTCGGGCCGCCGGAATACACCGCACTGCTCGTGCTCGGCCTGATCTTCCTCGGTTACATGTCGTCGACCTCGCTGGTGCGCACTTTGCTCATGGCGTGCATCGGCCTGCTGCTCGGCATGATCGGCATCGACAACATGACCGGGCATTTCCGCTATGCCTTCGACCTTCCCGAACTCGGCGACGGCATCGGCATCGTGCCGGTCGCGGTCGGTCTTTTCGGCCTGGGCGAGATCTTCGCGACGCCGAGTCATAAGGTCACCGGCGAGGTCATCAAGCCGCGTCTGCGCGACCTGCTGCCCAACCGTCAGGAGTGGCGCGAATCCGCGCTGCCGATCGCGCGCGGCTCGGTGCTCGGCTTCATCATCGGCATCATCCCGGGCTCGGCGCACATCATCTCGAGCTTCCTCTCATATGCGCTCGAGCGCCGCCTCTCCAAGAAGCCGGAACAGTTCGGCCACGGCGCCGTCGCCGGGGTCGCCGGACCGGAGTCGGCCAACAACGCCGCATCGACCGGCGCCTTCGTGCCGATGCTGGCGCTCGGCATCCCCACCGGCCCCATTACCGCCGTGCTGATCGGCGCGCTGATGGTGCACGGCGTCAACTCCGGGCCGCAGCTCGTCACCGAACACCCGGACGTGTTCTGGGGCTTCGTCGCGTCGATGTATGTCGGCAACGTGATGCTGCTGTTGCTCAATCTGCCGCTGGTCAGCGTCTTCGTCAGCGTGCTGCGTATCCCCTACGCTTATCTCTATCCGCTGATCATCATGTTCTGCATCGTCGGCGTCTACGAGGTGAGCCACTCGATCGTCGACGTCTGGATCATGCTGATCATGGGCGTCCTCGGCTATGCGCTGCGCAAGTTCTCGTTCGATCCGGCGCCGCTGGTGCTCGGCCTCGTCATCGCGCCGCTGTTCGAGCAGAGCTTGCGCCAGTCGCTGATCATGTCGAACGGCAACTACACCATCTTCCTCACGCGGCCGATCTCGCTCGGCCTCCTGCTCGTCTGCGCGATCCTGCTCGGCCTGTCGGCCCTCGCCTTCGTGCTTCGGCGCCGCGACTGGCGCTCACAGCTTGCCGAGGCGGAAGCCGGCGAGACGAATTAA
- a CDS encoding methyl-accepting chemotaxis protein, with protein MEYVVDERQSIVSTTDHRGNITYANPYFIEASGYAEEELIGAPHNILRHPDMPPAAFRDLWASIKAGLPWQGVVKNRRKNGDYYWVFARVTPIVENGKAAGYMSVRTKPSRAQIDAAARLYKQEMDKPGSLLLRQGRVFASRWHRRFVAMLEVPIGLRLGLTFAMLLAAVAVLGWAAASPEAVMRAGLAGWLGAFAIAVFAAVGCFWLYVAQAIVSPMKQAVRFAQRIAGGDLTATADTVRGDEIGQLTRALCQLNANLHSVVGDIHTNFDNMMTAAHQISGGTNDLSGRTDSQAAALEETAASIDQITAKVKENAGHTSQGDGMANNALASAETGGAIVTKVVDTIAEISESSQRISDIVGIINGIANQTNLLALNAAVEAARAGEAGRGFAVVATEVRNLAQSSANAASEIKTLIEESAEKVKSGTLLARDAGAAMQDILASIRSVSGIMNEITVASNEQSSGIEQVNSAVNHLDEVTQQNAALVEQTTRSTRRLEEQGAKLMQALSVFKLGRNKAAAPVAKPAPVRTPASAKRKAA; from the coding sequence GTGGAATACGTCGTCGACGAGCGACAGAGCATCGTCTCGACCACAGATCACCGCGGCAACATCACTTACGCCAATCCGTACTTTATCGAAGCGAGCGGCTACGCCGAAGAGGAGCTGATCGGCGCGCCGCATAACATCCTGCGGCATCCGGATATGCCGCCGGCCGCCTTCCGCGATCTCTGGGCGAGCATCAAGGCCGGCCTGCCGTGGCAGGGTGTGGTCAAGAACCGCCGCAAGAATGGCGATTACTATTGGGTGTTCGCCCGCGTCACGCCGATCGTCGAGAACGGCAAAGCCGCCGGTTACATGTCGGTGCGCACCAAACCGAGCCGCGCGCAGATCGACGCCGCAGCCCGTTTGTACAAGCAGGAGATGGATAAGCCGGGCAGCCTGCTGCTGCGGCAAGGCCGCGTGTTCGCGTCGCGCTGGCATCGCCGCTTCGTCGCCATGCTGGAAGTGCCGATCGGCCTGCGCCTCGGTCTGACCTTCGCGATGCTGCTCGCCGCCGTCGCGGTGCTCGGCTGGGCGGCCGCGTCGCCTGAGGCCGTGATGCGCGCGGGCCTCGCCGGCTGGCTCGGCGCGTTCGCGATCGCCGTGTTCGCCGCCGTCGGCTGCTTCTGGCTCTACGTGGCGCAGGCGATCGTCTCGCCGATGAAGCAAGCCGTCCGCTTCGCCCAGCGGATCGCCGGCGGCGACCTCACCGCGACCGCGGACACCGTGCGCGGCGACGAGATCGGTCAACTGACGCGGGCGCTGTGTCAGCTCAACGCCAATCTGCACAGCGTCGTCGGCGACATTCACACCAACTTCGATAACATGATGACCGCCGCGCATCAGATCTCCGGCGGCACCAACGACCTCTCCGGCCGCACCGACTCGCAGGCGGCGGCGCTGGAGGAAACGGCGGCGAGCATCGACCAGATCACCGCCAAGGTGAAGGAGAACGCCGGCCACACCAGCCAGGGCGACGGCATGGCCAACAACGCGCTGGCCTCCGCCGAGACCGGCGGCGCCATCGTCACCAAGGTCGTCGACACGATCGCCGAGATCAGCGAGTCGTCGCAGCGCATCTCCGACATCGTCGGCATCATCAACGGCATCGCCAATCAGACCAACCTGCTCGCGCTGAATGCCGCCGTCGAGGCGGCGCGCGCCGGCGAAGCGGGCCGCGGCTTCGCGGTGGTGGCGACGGAAGTGCGCAATCTCGCGCAGAGCTCGGCCAACGCCGCCTCCGAGATCAAAACCTTGATCGAGGAGTCGGCGGAGAAGGTCAAGAGCGGGACATTGCTCGCGCGCGATGCCGGCGCCGCCATGCAGGATATCCTGGCGTCGATCCGCAGCGTCAGCGGCATCATGAACGAGATCACGGTCGCTTCGAACGAGCAGAGCAGCGGCATCGAACAGGTCAATTCCGCCGTCAATCATCTCGACGAGGTGACGCAACAGAACGCGGCGCTGGTCGAGCAGACGACCAGATCGACGCGCCGGCTGGAAGAGCAAGGCGCCAAGCTGATGCAGGCGCTGTCGGTGTTCAAGCTCGGCCGCAATAAGGCCGCCGCACCGGTGGCCAAGCCGGCGCCGGTCCGGACGCCGGCGTCAGCCAAGCGCAAAGCCGCTTAG
- a CDS encoding HdeD family acid-resistance protein, which translates to MSSTQADFEKFKRDAAAALHEHWVLFLVEGVVLLVLGATAIALAPLATVAVTILLGWLFLVSGVIGLFTTYWMRHAPGFWWSLVSAVLGIVVGVLLLASPIRGAVSLTVVLSAFFIVEGVVSIMFALDHRRELSGRWGWMMVSGIIDVVLGGMIFAQLPSSAAWAIGLLAGINMIFGGSALIGMALAARKPAA; encoded by the coding sequence ATGTCCAGCACTCAAGCCGATTTCGAAAAATTTAAGCGCGACGCAGCCGCCGCGCTGCACGAGCATTGGGTGCTCTTCCTGGTTGAGGGCGTGGTGCTGCTGGTGCTCGGCGCCACCGCCATCGCGCTGGCGCCGCTGGCGACCGTCGCCGTCACCATTCTGCTCGGCTGGCTGTTCCTGGTGAGCGGCGTCATCGGCCTGTTCACGACCTATTGGATGCGTCACGCGCCGGGCTTCTGGTGGTCGCTCGTTTCGGCGGTGCTCGGCATTGTCGTCGGTGTGCTGCTTCTGGCGTCGCCGATCCGGGGCGCGGTGTCGCTGACCGTCGTGCTGTCGGCGTTCTTCATCGTCGAGGGCGTGGTCTCGATCATGTTCGCGCTCGATCACCGGCGCGAGCTCTCCGGCCGCTGGGGCTGGATGATGGTGAGCGGCATCATCGATGTCGTGCTCGGCGGCATGATCTTCGCTCAGCTGCCGAGCAGCGCGGCCTGGGCGATCGGCCTCCTGGCCGGCATCAATATGATCTTCGGCGGTTCGGCGCTGATCGGCATGGCGCTCGCGGCGCGCAAGCCCGCGGCTTGA
- a CDS encoding CreA family protein — protein sequence MRSVIALLAAALVALAVLPASAADEPDLIFKRSTVFKWLTPNDKLATYGLDDPEVEGVACHFTVPERGGFKGWIGVAEEVSDISLACRQIGPIKFKEKFSQGEDVFRRRRSLFFKKMQIVRGCDVKRNVLVYMVYSDRIIEGSPKNSTSSVPIMPWGANADVPKCADWVQ from the coding sequence TTGCGCTCTGTTATCGCTTTGCTGGCCGCGGCCCTGGTCGCTCTGGCCGTGCTGCCGGCGTCCGCGGCCGACGAACCGGACCTGATCTTCAAGCGGTCGACCGTGTTCAAGTGGCTGACGCCGAACGACAAACTCGCCACCTACGGGCTCGACGACCCGGAGGTGGAAGGGGTCGCCTGCCACTTCACCGTGCCGGAGCGCGGCGGCTTCAAAGGCTGGATCGGCGTCGCCGAGGAGGTGTCGGACATCTCGCTCGCCTGCCGCCAGATCGGGCCGATCAAGTTCAAGGAAAAGTTCTCGCAAGGCGAGGACGTCTTCCGCCGGCGCCGGTCGTTGTTCTTCAAGAAGATGCAGATCGTGCGCGGCTGCGACGTGAAGCGTAACGTCCTGGTCTACATGGTCTACAGCGACCGCATCATCGAAGGCTCGCCGAAGAACTCGACCTCCAGCGTGCCGATCATGCCGTGGGGCGCCAACGCCGACGTGCCGAAATGCGCCGACTGGGTTCAGTAG
- a CDS encoding DUF2189 domain-containing protein, giving the protein MAHSHLLLGAGAEPAHIAVRRIGVADLKDALRKGFDDFLAMPTHAMFLCIVYPLAGLLLARLAFGYSVLPLLYPIATGFALVGPFAALGLYEMSRRREAGQPVSAANAFDVLESSSIGAIAALGLLLLAVFGIWVMVANAVYIGFFGYAPPASIESFVRNVLTTEAGWDMIVVGNLVGFCFAVIVLTIGVVSFTLLLDRDVGAAVALLTSIRAVAANPLAMALWGFIVAALLILGSLPFFLGLTVVMPVLGHATWHLYRKVVESDASPRPDHWRRPAGKRYAADFPANLFPWSREK; this is encoded by the coding sequence ATGGCTCATTCGCACTTGCTGCTCGGCGCCGGCGCCGAGCCCGCGCATATCGCCGTACGCCGTATCGGCGTCGCCGATCTCAAGGACGCGTTGCGCAAAGGCTTCGACGATTTTCTGGCGATGCCGACGCACGCGATGTTCCTGTGCATCGTCTATCCGCTCGCCGGTCTGCTGCTGGCGCGGCTCGCATTCGGCTATTCGGTGTTGCCGCTTTTGTATCCGATCGCGACCGGCTTCGCGCTGGTCGGTCCGTTCGCGGCGCTCGGCCTCTATGAGATGAGCCGGCGGCGCGAGGCGGGGCAGCCGGTGTCGGCGGCGAATGCCTTCGACGTGCTGGAGTCCTCGTCGATCGGTGCCATCGCCGCGCTCGGCCTGTTGCTGCTCGCGGTGTTCGGCATTTGGGTGATGGTCGCCAACGCGGTCTATATCGGCTTCTTCGGCTACGCGCCGCCGGCGTCGATCGAGTCGTTCGTGCGCAACGTGCTCACGACCGAAGCCGGCTGGGACATGATCGTGGTCGGCAATCTCGTCGGCTTCTGCTTTGCCGTCATCGTGCTGACCATCGGCGTCGTGTCGTTCACGCTGCTGCTCGACCGCGACGTCGGCGCGGCGGTGGCGCTGCTCACGTCGATCCGCGCGGTGGCGGCGAACCCGCTGGCGATGGCGCTGTGGGGCTTCATCGTCGCGGCGCTCTTGATCCTCGGCTCGCTGCCGTTCTTCCTCGGCCTCACGGTCGTCATGCCCGTGCTCGGCCATGCCACCTGGCATCTCTACCGCAAGGTGGTGGAGAGCGACGCGAGCCCGCGGCCCGACCACTGGCGGCGTCCGGCGGGCAAGCGCTACGCCGCCGACTTCCCGGCCAACCTCTTCCCCTGGTCGCGCGAGAAATAA
- a CDS encoding nitroreductase family protein, whose product MELNDALYMRRAVRDYTPASVDQPTVTALIDAAIQAPSAMDEQPWSFVVVRDKALLERISTEAKAWMLKSTPAGLLSHHFQETLGNPNFHIFYHAPALIVIVGKSEGPWTVIDCALAAQNLMLAARASGLGTCWIGFAQGWLNTPQGKAALQLPAGYVPVAPIIVGHPKAWPQAHKKNEPEIKWIG is encoded by the coding sequence ATGGAACTCAACGACGCCCTCTACATGCGCCGCGCCGTGCGCGATTACACGCCTGCGTCCGTCGACCAGCCGACCGTGACGGCGCTCATCGATGCCGCCATCCAGGCGCCGAGCGCCATGGACGAACAGCCTTGGTCCTTCGTCGTCGTGCGCGACAAGGCGCTGCTCGAGCGCATTTCCACCGAAGCCAAAGCCTGGATGCTGAAGTCGACGCCAGCCGGGCTTCTGTCACATCATTTCCAGGAGACGCTGGGCAATCCGAACTTCCACATCTTCTATCACGCACCGGCGCTGATCGTGATCGTCGGCAAAAGCGAAGGCCCATGGACCGTCATCGACTGCGCGCTCGCCGCGCAGAACCTGATGCTGGCGGCGCGCGCATCGGGGCTCGGCACTTGCTGGATCGGCTTCGCGCAAGGCTGGCTCAACACGCCGCAAGGCAAAGCGGCGCTGCAATTGCCGGCCGGTTATGTGCCGGTGGCGCCGATCATCGTCGGCCATCCGAAAGCCTGGCCGCAAGCGCACAAGAAGAACGAGCCGGAGATTAAGTGGATCGGCTGA
- the msrP gene encoding protein-methionine-sulfoxide reductase catalytic subunit MsrP: MNVIRRRGWEIPDRLATPEHLVFNRRSLLTGAGAVALMAGPAAAQRVTDLANMPDPTADLYPAKHNDKYALDRPITDEKINSNYNNFYEFNSTKNVAMQAQALPIRPWMVKIDGLVEKPFEIGIDDLIRKMTLEERTYRHRCVEAWSMAIAWSGFPFAKLVELAKPLGSAKYVRMETFNNPKVAPGLRQSWYPWPYIEGLTMAEATNELTFLATGAYGHPIAKQMGAPLRLAVPWKYGFKSIKSIVRFSFVEERPKGMWEKLQPAEYGFWANVNPKVPHPRWSQATEEVIGTGERRPTQLFNGYGDYVADIYKGLDNERLWA; encoded by the coding sequence ATGAACGTTATCCGCCGTCGCGGCTGGGAAATCCCGGACCGTCTCGCCACGCCTGAACATCTCGTCTTCAACCGCCGCAGCCTGTTGACGGGCGCCGGCGCGGTCGCGCTCATGGCGGGCCCGGCGGCGGCGCAGCGCGTCACGGATCTCGCCAACATGCCCGATCCGACCGCCGATCTTTATCCGGCCAAGCACAACGACAAATATGCGCTCGACCGGCCGATCACCGACGAGAAGATCAACTCCAACTACAACAATTTCTACGAGTTCAACTCGACCAAGAACGTCGCCATGCAGGCGCAGGCGCTGCCGATCCGGCCATGGATGGTGAAGATCGACGGCCTCGTCGAGAAGCCGTTCGAGATCGGCATCGACGACCTCATCCGCAAGATGACGTTGGAGGAGCGCACCTATCGTCACCGCTGCGTCGAAGCCTGGAGCATGGCGATCGCGTGGAGCGGTTTCCCCTTCGCCAAGCTGGTGGAGCTCGCCAAGCCGCTGGGTTCGGCGAAATACGTGCGCATGGAGACCTTCAACAATCCGAAGGTGGCGCCGGGGCTGCGGCAGTCCTGGTATCCGTGGCCGTATATCGAGGGCCTCACCATGGCCGAAGCGACCAACGAACTCACCTTCCTCGCCACCGGCGCTTACGGCCATCCGATCGCCAAGCAGATGGGCGCGCCGCTGCGGCTCGCCGTGCCGTGGAAGTACGGCTTCAAGTCGATCAAATCGATCGTGCGCTTTTCGTTTGTCGAGGAGCGCCCGAAGGGCATGTGGGAAAAGCTGCAGCCCGCCGAATACGGCTTCTGGGCCAACGTCAATCCGAAGGTGCCGCATCCGCGCTGGAGCCAGGCGACGGAGGAAGTGATCGGCACCGGCGAGCGGCGGCCGACGCAACTGTTCAACGGCTACGGCGACTACGTCGCGGATATCTACAAGGGCCTCGACAACGAACGCCTGTGGGCGTGA
- a CDS encoding DUF2188 domain-containing protein: MSHVTYEIVEHDGGWAYKSDGVFSETFPTHAAALKAAQAAAAEQRVPGSTEEIQYEDDKGRWHTETASGSDRPDTDVKDKK, from the coding sequence ATGTCGCACGTGACCTATGAAATTGTCGAGCATGACGGCGGTTGGGCTTACAAGTCCGACGGCGTGTTCTCCGAGACTTTTCCCACCCATGCCGCCGCGCTCAAGGCAGCGCAGGCCGCCGCCGCCGAACAGCGCGTGCCGGGCTCGACCGAGGAGATTCAATACGAGGACGACAAGGGCCGCTGGCACACCGAGACCGCGAGCGGCAGCGACCGCCCGGACACGGATGTGAAGGATAAGAAGTAA
- a CDS encoding type II toxin-antitoxin system RelE/ParE family toxin — MILLSPEAAIDVERVRDFLDVNNPDAAKRALGRIFAVLETVQEFPQLGRATEDTEIRQIVIRYGSAGYIVRYALLANGDILVIRLWHGRETRE; from the coding sequence ATGATTTTGCTGTCGCCGGAGGCGGCGATCGATGTGGAGCGTGTCCGCGACTTCCTCGACGTCAACAATCCGGATGCTGCGAAACGTGCACTAGGCCGGATTTTCGCGGTCCTCGAGACGGTGCAGGAATTTCCTCAACTTGGTCGTGCGACCGAAGATACGGAAATCCGGCAGATCGTCATCCGTTATGGATCTGCCGGATACATTGTCAGGTATGCCCTCCTCGCCAATGGCGACATTCTGGTCATCCGCCTATGGCACGGTCGCGAGACGCGCGAATAA
- a CDS encoding Bug family tripartite tricarboxylate transporter substrate binding protein, which yields MAFGRRHFIKAAAGLAVGTGLTRLGAPAVAQEKWPSKPVRLIVPLAPGGAIDFAARQCGEVLSRQLGQQFFVENRTGAGGTIGMDAAMKAAPDGYTLLVTNDNAASAPHIMKLSYDYTKILLPVIDIGHQPQAFAVHPSLGVNSVAEFVALAKKSGPIGFASSGVGSNQHVVGAWFAREAGIKLEHVPYRGAGAAVGDLLAGHVKSAFLGPTALIAHHHDGKIKIIAQTSAKRAPTLPDIPTLEESGYKGLVLEAWYAAFAPPGTPADLIAQINAAAGKALTDEKLRANFEKGSMEPIGGTPEALGKLAQADSEKYARLVKELGITAAL from the coding sequence ATGGCGTTTGGACGTCGGCATTTCATAAAAGCGGCGGCGGGGCTCGCGGTCGGCACCGGCTTGACCCGGCTCGGCGCACCGGCCGTCGCGCAGGAAAAATGGCCGTCCAAGCCGGTGCGTCTGATCGTGCCGCTGGCGCCGGGCGGCGCCATCGACTTCGCCGCCCGCCAATGCGGCGAAGTGCTATCGCGCCAGCTTGGGCAGCAGTTCTTCGTCGAAAACCGCACCGGCGCGGGCGGCACCATCGGCATGGATGCGGCGATGAAGGCGGCGCCCGACGGCTACACGCTGCTCGTCACCAACGACAACGCGGCGAGCGCGCCGCACATCATGAAGCTGTCGTACGACTACACGAAAATCCTGCTGCCGGTCATCGACATCGGCCATCAGCCGCAGGCCTTCGCGGTGCATCCGTCGCTCGGCGTCAACTCGGTGGCGGAATTCGTCGCGCTGGCCAAGAAGAGCGGTCCGATCGGTTTCGCCTCGTCCGGCGTCGGCTCCAACCAGCACGTGGTCGGCGCGTGGTTCGCGCGCGAAGCCGGCATCAAGCTCGAGCACGTGCCCTACCGTGGCGCCGGCGCGGCGGTCGGCGATCTGCTCGCGGGTCACGTCAAATCGGCGTTCCTTGGGCCGACCGCGCTGATCGCGCATCACCACGACGGCAAGATCAAGATCATCGCGCAAACCTCGGCGAAGCGCGCGCCGACGCTGCCGGATATTCCGACGCTGGAGGAGTCCGGCTACAAAGGTCTGGTGCTCGAGGCTTGGTATGCCGCCTTCGCGCCGCCGGGCACGCCGGCCGATCTCATCGCTCAGATCAATGCCGCCGCGGGCAAGGCGCTGACGGACGAGAAGCTGCGCGCCAATTTCGAGAAGGGCTCGATGGAGCCGATCGGCGGCACGCCCGAAGCGCTCGGCAAACTGGCGCAGGCGGATTCCGAGAAATACGCGCGACTGGTGAAGGAGCTCGGCATCACCGCGGCGTTGTAG
- a CDS encoding glutathione S-transferase family protein — MLTLYYAPGSCALATHIALFDAGAPFETKRVDFGAGEQRRPDYLAVNPKARVPALATEHGVLTETPALLAYVAQRFPAAKLAPIDDPFAFAQVQEFNSYLCSTAHVAHAHLRRGTRWVDAGETDAMEAMKRYVPTSVAKIFELIDSKMLKGPWVLGERYSICDPYLYTLTRWLGDDGVDINSLPKVREHRARMIERDSVKRALAEQDIPA; from the coding sequence ATGCTGACGCTTTACTACGCCCCGGGGAGTTGCGCGCTCGCCACCCACATTGCCCTCTTCGACGCGGGCGCTCCGTTCGAGACCAAGCGTGTGGATTTCGGCGCGGGAGAACAGCGCAGGCCGGACTATCTGGCCGTCAATCCGAAGGCGCGCGTGCCGGCGCTCGCCACCGAACACGGCGTGCTCACCGAGACGCCGGCCTTGCTGGCTTACGTCGCGCAACGCTTTCCCGCCGCCAAGCTCGCACCGATCGACGATCCTTTCGCTTTCGCGCAGGTGCAGGAGTTCAACAGCTATCTCTGCTCGACCGCGCATGTCGCGCACGCTCATCTGCGCCGCGGCACGCGGTGGGTCGATGCCGGCGAGACCGACGCGATGGAGGCGATGAAACGTTACGTGCCGACCTCGGTGGCGAAGATCTTCGAACTGATCGACAGCAAGATGCTCAAGGGACCGTGGGTGCTCGGCGAGCGCTACAGCATTTGCGATCCGTATCTGTACACGCTGACGCGATGGCTCGGCGACGACGGCGTCGACATAAACAGTCTGCCTAAGGTGCGCGAGCATCGCGCGCGCATGATCGAACGCGACAGCGTCAAGCGAGCATTGGCCGAGCAGGACATACCCGCATGA
- a CDS encoding YoaK family protein — MKMPGGPAIIAALLSFNAGYVDTAGFLGLQGLFTSHVTGNFVTIGAALVFGHHGIINKVLALPAFVLVVAVARLASSAMRRRDWPVLRILLITQVTLLAGFAALTIGHGPFPDADTGIALVAGFVGVAAMAVQNAVQRVHLGSLPPTTIMTGNTTQATIDAVDLLSGVVAADGRAAVRKRLGQLTLGIVLFASGCAVSALLFYLSGFWCLLFAVLVAAIAASLPLKA, encoded by the coding sequence ATGAAGATGCCGGGCGGGCCGGCGATCATCGCCGCGCTGTTGTCCTTCAACGCCGGCTATGTCGACACGGCCGGCTTTCTCGGCCTGCAGGGACTCTTCACGTCGCACGTCACCGGCAACTTCGTGACGATCGGTGCGGCGCTGGTCTTCGGCCATCACGGCATCATCAACAAGGTGCTGGCGCTGCCCGCGTTCGTGCTCGTTGTCGCGGTGGCGCGGCTCGCAAGCAGCGCCATGCGCCGGCGCGACTGGCCGGTGCTGCGCATTCTGCTCATCACTCAGGTCACGTTGCTGGCCGGCTTTGCCGCGCTCACGATCGGCCACGGCCCCTTCCCCGATGCCGACACGGGCATCGCGCTGGTCGCCGGTTTCGTCGGCGTCGCCGCGATGGCGGTCCAAAACGCCGTGCAGCGCGTGCATTTGGGCAGCCTGCCGCCCACCACGATCATGACCGGGAACACCACGCAGGCGACGATCGACGCCGTCGATCTCTTGAGCGGCGTGGTGGCCGCCGACGGCAGGGCCGCCGTCCGCAAGCGGCTCGGGCAGCTCACCCTCGGTATTGTGCTATTCGCCAGCGGCTGCGCCGTCTCGGCGCTGTTGTTCTATCTTTCCGGGTTCTGGTGCCTGCTGTTCGCGGTACTGGTGGCCGCCATTGCCGCGAGTTTGCCGCTCAAGGCGTAA